The segment CCGATCGGCTACTTGCTGCTGACGATGGCGATTGGTTCGCTGGTCGCGGGATTGGTCGCTTGGCGACTCGCCGAAGGGGGCGTGATTTGGCCGGCGCCTGATTTCGCCCGCTTGATGAAGCGGGAAGCGCACGTCGGATTTCTGATCGACGCGTGGGCCCATTCAGCCGCGTACGCTTTCGGCTTCTTTGGCGGCATCGCCGTATGCATCTGGATTTGGATGCAGCGCCGCATTTTACGCGGGCGAGAAGCGCTCGCCGCACGAGAAGAAGAAAGTGCGAGCGACTAAGCTCGCTTCAAGGCGACCGCGGTCACTTGACCGGTTCGGTTTTGCGTCAGGCTCAACACCGCCTTCATCGAAGCGGACAACGGCTGGCCATGGACGACGTTGACCGGGCAGGTCGGATCAGGCGTTTCGTAGTTCAAGGTCTGCGGAATCAGCGACTCTTGCAGCATCATCGTCGCGGTCACCAGATCGATCGCACCGCACCCGGCGCCGATGTGCCCGGTCATGCTCTTGGGAGCGGTCACCGGAACGTCGCCGAGCGTTTCGGCGATCGCCGCCGCTTCGAGCGCGTCGTCGTCTCGCATGCTAACCCCATGCGCGATCACGGCGCCAACATCCTTGGCTGACAACTTGGCTTCTTCAAGCGCCGCTGCAATACTGCTGGCGACGGCGCCGGAGGTGAACGGTTGATTCTTTTCAGTCCGAGCGAAACGGCAAGCGTCGCCGCCGACGACCGCCAGGATCTGGGCGCCGCGGGCTTCGGCCGTCGCTCGGCTTTCCAGCACCATCGCAGCGGCGCCTTCGCCATGGACCGAACCGTCTCGATCTTTGTCGAACGGTCGGCAGGCTTTGCTCGGATCGACGTCTTTGTGCGAGAGGAGTTCCGGACCGCGGAACATCAGGGCGTTAATCGCGACCCGCGAACCGGTTCCGCCGACGATCATCGTGTCGACATGTCCGCGGCGAATCTGCGACGCCCCTTCCGAAAAGGCGACGTGCGACGAAATCGAGTCGCTACAGATCGTATTGTTGTGGCCGCGGCCGTCAAAATAGATCCCGACATGACAGGCCGGCATGTTCGGCAAGTACTTGAGCATCCAGAGGGGGTTAATCTCAGAGGTAAACGCATCCCCCCAGTTCTCAAACAGGAACTCGCCATCTTTCAAGCATTTGGCGTAGGCCGAGATCATGTCGTCGTAGTTCGAGAAGAACATCTCGCTGCCGTAGACGACTCCCAGCCGATCGGGATCGACGCTTCCCGGCTCGAGACCCGCTTGCTCCATCGCCATGGCGGCGGCCGAGAACCCGGTCTGGATCTCGCGACACATCACCTTCAGGCTTTTCCGCGGCTTAACGTAGATCTTGGGGTCAAAATCGCGGATCTCTCCCCCAAAGTTTGCGGGGAAACCTGGCGCAGCGAACTGCTCCAAGGGGGCGATGCCGCACTTTCCCTCGAGCAGCGCGTTCCAGAAAACCGGAACGCCGATGCCGGTCGGGGCGACGACGCCTAGTCCGGTGATCACAACTTCGACAGGTTCTGCCATGAGGGGTCCGAAAAGCCCGTTGGGAAAAATTAGCGGTAACGGTAGTTAATTCGGGTCAACCGCGCGAAAAATGCCGCCCGATGGCGAATCTACTGATTGTCGCCGTTGTAGTAAATGCGCAAAGGCCCGCTTCCTTGCTTATCTACCCGAACTTCCACTATTCTAGTCACTCTGGATAAAATAAAACGACTTTACCGATCACGGAAACTTTGGTATCCCGACTGGTGTCATCTGCCGTTAATTATGGATAGTTTTCGCCGAACCACTCAACCCGATGTAGGATGGTTTCTACGGAGGGCTTGGATTTCTCGCATTTGATCGCTGCGAAAAAGGTAAGCATCCAATGAGTCTCGCCGATACGCGTTCATCGATTTCGCAAAAACGCCCCGCCGCTCGTCCCGAGGTTTCGCTGGCCAACGCCCGGCGAATTGTACACGACCTGCTGAAGCCCAACCCGGTCATCTATTGGACCGACATGCTGGTTTCGTTCACGATCGCGGCGACCGCTTTTCACTTCGTAAGGGTCTGCCCCCCCTTCTCGCTGGCGCAGATCGGCCTCTTCATGCTCAGCTGCCTCATGTTCTATCGCCTGGCGATGTTCATTCATGAAATGGTGCACATGCGGGCAGGGTCGTTCACTTACTTTCGCATCGTCTGGAAC is part of the Blastopirellula sediminis genome and harbors:
- a CDS encoding beta-ketoacyl-[acyl-carrier-protein] synthase family protein, which encodes MAEPVEVVITGLGVVAPTGIGVPVFWNALLEGKCGIAPLEQFAAPGFPANFGGEIRDFDPKIYVKPRKSLKVMCREIQTGFSAAAMAMEQAGLEPGSVDPDRLGVVYGSEMFFSNYDDMISAYAKCLKDGEFLFENWGDAFTSEINPLWMLKYLPNMPACHVGIYFDGRGHNNTICSDSISSHVAFSEGASQIRRGHVDTMIVGGTGSRVAINALMFRGPELLSHKDVDPSKACRPFDKDRDGSVHGEGAAAMVLESRATAEARGAQILAVVGGDACRFARTEKNQPFTSGAVASSIAAALEEAKLSAKDVGAVIAHGVSMRDDDALEAAAIAETLGDVPVTAPKSMTGHIGAGCGAIDLVTATMMLQESLIPQTLNYETPDPTCPVNVVHGQPLSASMKAVLSLTQNRTGQVTAVALKRA